A single genomic interval of Gossypium raimondii isolate GPD5lz chromosome 11, ASM2569854v1, whole genome shotgun sequence harbors:
- the LOC105804764 gene encoding YTH domain-containing protein ECT3 isoform X2 gives MATADKVADSLENLSMDSQAKTTKVPEPVKKDFYSDNGSYMYQQAYGYMPYGAYSMPGSPLPLMGHDGQLHALQEYYYPSTYYQPPQQTSKTDASQVEVSTVNADDQASLSTETNTGNLSTVESGAGLSGNNGSGSQKSTFKVSSLNPNASYKRESFPTGNLSEGHQNSRFSYEGVQPTIPCLDMSVSSNGQSKHTANNGFSSYAKNLSSGRNENLHPFPHFMHLHNARPSSGVAQAFGYMNHIYPNNMTYGHYGNTNGGGSGSGFGSYGYSAWKKGQGCYNVGNNNKSRGLGYGKENMDGLNELNKGPRVKGSSNKDGFGTATLAVKDQNLPLTESNKENSVSLVPDLGQYNKEDFPESYSNAKFFVIKSYSEDDVHKSVKYNVWASTSNGNKKLDAAFHEAKEEPDGCPVFLLFSVNTSGQFVGVAEMVDQVDFNKTVEYWQQDKWTGCFPVKWHIIKDVPNTLLRHITLENNENKPVTNSRDTQEVNFEQGIHILKIFKDHPSKTCILDDFEFYEARQKTIQEKKAKHQLLQEKVLSGEPNDAVMEKKENVAIAKNASEKSVESALIKEPTVASTTEVVKANVDVKPVQENGSVTATEDGPNSVCVASAC, from the exons ATGGCCACCGCCGATA AAGTTGCAGATTCACTGGAGAATTTGTCTATGGATTCACAAGCCAAGACCACAAAAGTTCCTGAGCCTGTTAAGAAG GATTTTTACAGTGATAATGGCTCTTACATGTACCAGCAAGCTTATGGTTATATGCCATATGGGGCATATTCCATGCCCGGTTCACCTCTTCCACTTATGGGACATGACGGCCAGCTGCATGCACTGCAAGAATACTATTATCCAAGTACTTATTACCAACCGCCTCAGCAAACTAGTAAAACAGATGCTTCTCAAGTGGAGGTTTCAACTGTCAATGCAGATGATCAAGCTTCTTTATCAACTGAAACAAATACAGGAAATTTGAGCACTGTAGAAAGTGGTGCAGGTTTGAGTGGTAATAATGGTTCTGGGTCACAAAAATCAACTTTCAAGGTCTCCTCTCTAAATCCGAATGCTTCCTATAAAAGAGAAAGCTTTCCAACAGGTAATCTATCCGAAGGTCATCAGAATTCAAGATTTAGCTACGAAGGGGTCCAGCCAACAATTCCTTGCTTAGATATGTCAGTGTCTTCTAATGGGCAATCCAAGCATACCGCTAATAATGGATTCTCTTCATATGCAAAAAACCTTTCGTCTGGCAGAAATGAGAATCTTCATCCCTTCCCTCATTTCATG CATTTACACAATGCAAGACCATCATCAGGTGTAGCCCAAGCATTTGGATACATGAATCACATTTACCCTAACAACATGACCTATGGCCATTATGGAAACACCAATGGAGGGGGTTCTGGTTCTGGTTTTGGATCATATGGCTACTCTGCCTGGAAGAAAGGGCAAGGGTGCTATAATGTTGGTAACAACAACAAATCTAGGGGTCTTGGTTATGGAAAAGAGAATATGGATGGTTTAAATGAGCTGAACAAAGGACCCAGAGTGAAAGGGAGTAGCAACAAGGATGGTTTTGGAACTGCAACACTAGCTGTTAAAGATCAGAACCTTCCATTGACTGAGAGCAATAAGGAGAACAGTGTTTCTCTTGTTCCAGATCTGGGACAGTACAACAAAGAGGATTTTCCTGAGAGTTATTCGAACGCCAagttttttgttattaaatcaTATAGTGAGGATGATGTCCACAAAAGTGTCAAATACAATGTGTGGGCCAGTACATCTAATGGCAACAAGAAGCTTGATGCAGCATTCCATGAGGCCAAGGAGGAGCCTGATGGCTGTCCTGTATTTCTATTGTTCTCG GTTAATACCAGTGGTCAATTTGTTGGGGTAGCAGAGATGGTTGACCAAGTAGATTTTAACAAGACTGTAGAGTACTGGCAACAAGACAAGTGGACTGGTTGCTTCCCTGTGAAGTGGCACATCATTAAGGACGTCCCAAACACTTTGCTGAGGCACATAACACTTGAGAACAACGAGAACAAGCCTGTCACTAATAGTAGGGACACCCAAGAG GTTAATTTTGAGCAGGGGATCCacattcttaaaatttttaaagatcaTCCCAGTAAGACGTGCattcttgatgattttgaattttatgaagcTCGTCAAAAGACAATCCAAGAGAAAAAGGCTAAGCATCAGCTGTTACAAGAAAAG GTTTTGAGTGGAGAGCCTAATGATGCTGTAatggagaagaaagaaaatgtggCAATAGCAAAGAACGCTTCGGAAAAATCTGTGGAGTCAGCCTTGATAAAAGAACCAACTGTTGCATCAACAACAGAAGTAGTAAAGGCTAATGTCGATGTGAAACCCGTACAAGAGAATGGATCAGTTACAGCAACTGAAGATGGCCCCAACTCAGTTTGTGTTGCAAGTGCTTGCTAA
- the LOC105804764 gene encoding YTH domain-containing protein ECT3 isoform X1, with protein MATADSILANFSPLEVADSLENLSMDSQAKTTKVPEPVKKDFYSDNGSYMYQQAYGYMPYGAYSMPGSPLPLMGHDGQLHALQEYYYPSTYYQPPQQTSKTDASQVEVSTVNADDQASLSTETNTGNLSTVESGAGLSGNNGSGSQKSTFKVSSLNPNASYKRESFPTGNLSEGHQNSRFSYEGVQPTIPCLDMSVSSNGQSKHTANNGFSSYAKNLSSGRNENLHPFPHFMHLHNARPSSGVAQAFGYMNHIYPNNMTYGHYGNTNGGGSGSGFGSYGYSAWKKGQGCYNVGNNNKSRGLGYGKENMDGLNELNKGPRVKGSSNKDGFGTATLAVKDQNLPLTESNKENSVSLVPDLGQYNKEDFPESYSNAKFFVIKSYSEDDVHKSVKYNVWASTSNGNKKLDAAFHEAKEEPDGCPVFLLFSVNTSGQFVGVAEMVDQVDFNKTVEYWQQDKWTGCFPVKWHIIKDVPNTLLRHITLENNENKPVTNSRDTQEVNFEQGIHILKIFKDHPSKTCILDDFEFYEARQKTIQEKKAKHQLLQEKVLSGEPNDAVMEKKENVAIAKNASEKSVESALIKEPTVASTTEVVKANVDVKPVQENGSVTATEDGPNSVCVASAC; from the exons ATGGCCACCGCCGATAGTATCCTTGCTAATTTTTCACCTCTGG AAGTTGCAGATTCACTGGAGAATTTGTCTATGGATTCACAAGCCAAGACCACAAAAGTTCCTGAGCCTGTTAAGAAG GATTTTTACAGTGATAATGGCTCTTACATGTACCAGCAAGCTTATGGTTATATGCCATATGGGGCATATTCCATGCCCGGTTCACCTCTTCCACTTATGGGACATGACGGCCAGCTGCATGCACTGCAAGAATACTATTATCCAAGTACTTATTACCAACCGCCTCAGCAAACTAGTAAAACAGATGCTTCTCAAGTGGAGGTTTCAACTGTCAATGCAGATGATCAAGCTTCTTTATCAACTGAAACAAATACAGGAAATTTGAGCACTGTAGAAAGTGGTGCAGGTTTGAGTGGTAATAATGGTTCTGGGTCACAAAAATCAACTTTCAAGGTCTCCTCTCTAAATCCGAATGCTTCCTATAAAAGAGAAAGCTTTCCAACAGGTAATCTATCCGAAGGTCATCAGAATTCAAGATTTAGCTACGAAGGGGTCCAGCCAACAATTCCTTGCTTAGATATGTCAGTGTCTTCTAATGGGCAATCCAAGCATACCGCTAATAATGGATTCTCTTCATATGCAAAAAACCTTTCGTCTGGCAGAAATGAGAATCTTCATCCCTTCCCTCATTTCATG CATTTACACAATGCAAGACCATCATCAGGTGTAGCCCAAGCATTTGGATACATGAATCACATTTACCCTAACAACATGACCTATGGCCATTATGGAAACACCAATGGAGGGGGTTCTGGTTCTGGTTTTGGATCATATGGCTACTCTGCCTGGAAGAAAGGGCAAGGGTGCTATAATGTTGGTAACAACAACAAATCTAGGGGTCTTGGTTATGGAAAAGAGAATATGGATGGTTTAAATGAGCTGAACAAAGGACCCAGAGTGAAAGGGAGTAGCAACAAGGATGGTTTTGGAACTGCAACACTAGCTGTTAAAGATCAGAACCTTCCATTGACTGAGAGCAATAAGGAGAACAGTGTTTCTCTTGTTCCAGATCTGGGACAGTACAACAAAGAGGATTTTCCTGAGAGTTATTCGAACGCCAagttttttgttattaaatcaTATAGTGAGGATGATGTCCACAAAAGTGTCAAATACAATGTGTGGGCCAGTACATCTAATGGCAACAAGAAGCTTGATGCAGCATTCCATGAGGCCAAGGAGGAGCCTGATGGCTGTCCTGTATTTCTATTGTTCTCG GTTAATACCAGTGGTCAATTTGTTGGGGTAGCAGAGATGGTTGACCAAGTAGATTTTAACAAGACTGTAGAGTACTGGCAACAAGACAAGTGGACTGGTTGCTTCCCTGTGAAGTGGCACATCATTAAGGACGTCCCAAACACTTTGCTGAGGCACATAACACTTGAGAACAACGAGAACAAGCCTGTCACTAATAGTAGGGACACCCAAGAG GTTAATTTTGAGCAGGGGATCCacattcttaaaatttttaaagatcaTCCCAGTAAGACGTGCattcttgatgattttgaattttatgaagcTCGTCAAAAGACAATCCAAGAGAAAAAGGCTAAGCATCAGCTGTTACAAGAAAAG GTTTTGAGTGGAGAGCCTAATGATGCTGTAatggagaagaaagaaaatgtggCAATAGCAAAGAACGCTTCGGAAAAATCTGTGGAGTCAGCCTTGATAAAAGAACCAACTGTTGCATCAACAACAGAAGTAGTAAAGGCTAATGTCGATGTGAAACCCGTACAAGAGAATGGATCAGTTACAGCAACTGAAGATGGCCCCAACTCAGTTTGTGTTGCAAGTGCTTGCTAA
- the LOC105804765 gene encoding ADP-glucose phosphorylase, with protein MATTPPTRSPELRKDPVTNQWVIFSPARAKRPSDFKSKSPENPNNNSSSCPFCIGNEHQCAPEIFRVPPDPNWKLRVIENLYPALSRKLDHPNGQNDDSSSELSGLGWVVAGFGFHDVVIETPVHSVQLSDLDPSKIGDVLIAYKRRIEQIKQFDSIKYIQVFKNHGASAGASMSHSHSQMLSLPIVPPSVSTRLNSMKEHFNQTGKCSLCQVQSKDLLINETSHFFSIAPYASSFPFEIWIIPRDHSSHFDELDNKKAVDLGGLLKLILKKMALQLNNPPFNFMIHTSPIQVTDSELPYSHWFLQIIPQLTGVGGFELGSGCYINPVFPDDAAKILRELNVPI; from the exons ATGGCAACTACACCACCAACTCGGAGCCCCGAACTCCGAAAAGACCCGGTTACAAACCAATGGGTCATCTTCTCTCCGGCCCGAGCCAAGCGTCCTTCCGATTTCAAATCCAAATCGCCGGAAAATCCTAACAATAATTCTTCATCATGCCCCTTCTGCATCGGTAACGAGCACCAGTGTGCACCCGAGATATTTCGAGTCCCGCCCGATCCTAACTGGAAACTCCGGGTTATTGAGAACTTGTATCCAGCTTTGAGCAGGAAACTCGATCACCCAAATGGCCAGAATGACGATTCGAGTAGCGAGTTGAgcgggttgggttgggttgtaGCGGGATTCGGGTTTCACGATGTGGTGATTGAAACTCCagttcactcggttcagttGTCGGATTTGGATCCGAGTAAGATTGGTGATGTTTTGATTGCTTATAAGAGGAGGATTGAGCAGATTAAGCAGTTTGATTCAATCAAATATATTCAG GTGTTCAAGAACCATGGAGCTTCAGCTGGGGCTTCAATGAGTCACTCTCACAGTCAGATGCTATCTCTTCCCATTGTTCCTCCTAGTGTTTCTACTCGACTCAACAGTATGAAGGAGCATTTTAATCAGACAGGGAAATGTAGTCTCTGTCAGGTCCAATCAAAGGACCTCTTGATTAATGAAACCAGCCATTTCTTTTCCATTGCTCCATATGCTTCTTCATTTCCTTTCGAGATATGGATAATTCCCCGAGATCACTCTTCTCATTTTGATGAACTGGACAATAAGAAG GCAGTTGATCTCGGTGGCTTGCTAAAACTCATTCTTAAAAAGATGGCTTTGCAGTTGAACAACCCCCCATTCAATTTTATGATCCATACTTCACCAATACAGGTTACTGACTCTGAGTTACCTTATAGTCACTGGTTTTTACAGATAATACCTCAGTTAACCGGTGTAGGAGGTTTTGAACTCGGATCTGGATGTTACATAAACCCTGTTTTTCCTGATGATGCTGCTAAAATTTTGAGGGAACTTAATGTTCCTATATAG
- the LOC105804763 gene encoding protein SINE1 has product MMGRNLSPILRRELANLDKDADSRKSAMKALKSYVRDLDSKAIPVFLAQVSETKETGCVSGEYTISLYEVLARVHGVKIVPQIDSIMSTIIKTLASSAGSFPLQQACSKVVPAIARYGIDPTTPEDKKRHIIHSLCKPLSESLLGSLESLSSGAALCLKALVESDNWRFASDEMVNNVCQNVAGALEEKSTQTNAHMGLVMALAKHNALIVEAYARLLIKSGLRISNAGLAEGNSQKRFSAIQMINFLMKWLDPRSVFSEVELIMEEMEKCQSDQMAYVKGAAYEASQTAKKIAQEKGSKFENSSGSVTGSNFGRRDRNRRRNLGTASDGSPATASPESQTLDSFMEYDSLLESPISMTQISRNMEYDQRSVTRKLWKYENGGVDVSLKDGLFSAVAQGRSICDSPSDLHELSNNGSEFTEEFSGFLYRSPRNVLPRSATPSPQRSRSRINVETLFTTPRKLIHSLQDPNELNSDYSEKQFRRFRSPCSEKFGGSPTTNRNTFCRGMINEVKRKARSYTDGEDHGVSESVSSTDDSPAELDVPGSTDAAPKNKKETLEYHNEKVGKNMAPKLFLGLFLIIIAVLTCLWWTEGEDESFYVVPT; this is encoded by the exons ATGATGGGTAGAAATCTTAGCCCGATTTTGCGGCGAGAGCTGGCAAATCTTGACAAAGATGCCGATAGTCGAAAATCAGCAATGAAAGCACTGAAATCATATGTGAGAGACTTGGATTCAAAGGCAATACCGGTCTTCCTTGCACAAGTTTCCGAGACCAAAGAAACTGGGTGTGTATCTGGTGAATACACTATTTCACTCTATGAAGTTCTTGCTCGTGTTCATGGTGTGAAGATTGTTCCACAGATTGATAGTATAATGTCTACTATTATCAAAACATTAGCTTCAAGTGCAGGCTCTTTCCCACTACAACAGGCATGCTCGAAAGTGGTGCCTGCAATTGCAAGATATGGGATCGATCCAACCACTCCAGAAGATAAGAAGAGGCACATCATTCACTCACTTTGTAAGCCTCTTTCGGAATCTCTTTTGGGTTCCCTAGAAAGCTTGAGTTCGGGAGCTGCCCTTTGCTTGAAGGCGCTTGTAGAATCTGATAACTGGCGGTTTGCTTCGGATGAGATGGTCAACAATGTTTGTCAAAATGTGGCTGGTGCTTTGGAGGAGAAGTCTACTCAGACGAATGCACATATGGGGCTGGTTATGGCTTTAGCGAAGCATAATGCTTTGATTGTTGAAGCGTATGCTAGATTGTTAATAAAATCTGGCTTGAGAATATCCAATGCTGGGCTTGCAGAAGGTAATTCTCAGAAACGGTTTTCAGCAATACAAATGATAAACTTCTTGATGAAGTGGTTGGATCCAAGGAGTGTGTTCTCAGAGGTAGAGTTGATTATGGAAGAGATGGAGAAGTGCCAATCCGATCAGATGGCTTATGTTAAAGGGGCTGCTTATGAAGCTTCTCAAACTGCGAAGAAAATAGCACAAGAGAAAGGGTCAAAGTTTGAGAACAGTTCTGGTTCGGTTACTGGATCAAATTTTGGTAGGAGAGACCGCAATCGTAGAAGGAATTTAGGCACAGCCAGTGATGGATCTCCTGCAACTGCATCACCCGAATCACAAACACTTGACTCCTTTATGGAATATGATTCTTTGCTTGAGTCACCAATCTCGATGACTCAAATTTCTCGCAACATGGAATATGATCAAAGGAGTGTGACTCGGAAGCTTtggaaatatgaaaatggaGGTGTAGATGTATCGCTTAAGGATGGTTTGTTCTCTGCAGTGGCTCAAGGACGTTCCATATGTGACTCACCTTCTGATCTTCACGAACTTAGCAATAATGGGTCAGAGTTCACGGAGGAGTTTTCAGGATTCTTGTATAGAAGTCCTAGAAATGTGTTGCCAAGAAGTGCCACTCCCAGTCCTCAG AGATCACGTTCACGGATTAACGTAGAAACCCTCTTTACAACTCCAAGGAAGCTCATCCACTCACTTCAAGATCCTAATGAATTGAACTCAGATTACTCCGAGAAACAATTCAGGAGGTTCAGAAGTCCATGCTCAGAGAAATTTGGAGGTAGTCCAACCACAAACCGTAACACTTTTTGTCGTGGTATGATCAATGAGGTCAAACGCAAAGCACGTTCGTATACCGATGGTGAAGATCATGGTGTCTCTGAATCTGTATCATCAACTGATGACAGTCCTGCTGAGCTTGATGTCCCAGGATCTACTGATGCAGCCCctaagaacaaaaaagaaactcTCGAGTACCACAACGAGAAAGTAGGTAAGAACATGGCTCCTAAATTGTTTTTGGGCCTCTTTTTGATTATAATTGCAGTCCTCACTTGTTTATGGTGGACTGAAGGTGAGGATGAAAGCTTCTATGTTGTTCCAACTTAG